The Juglans regia cultivar Chandler chromosome 2, Walnut 2.0, whole genome shotgun sequence genome includes a window with the following:
- the LOC108995429 gene encoding uncharacterized protein LOC108995429, translating to MDKAWMHIEDRLHSNSYGEGVRQFMAMAQAHSPGSDRIRCPCKRCRNRAFHTLSLVEDHLFIIGIDPTYTEWIFHGEDDPFLDATFSDDEGDDASASNDYIDDVDDMLDDIRVGSFMDDSATNQGNANTNDEPPTYNTSTNLNFEELVADARRPLYPSCATFSKLSFIVKLLHIKTLGGWTVKSFDMVIKLLQAAFPNALFPDSFNDARRLERGLGFSYKKIHACPNDCALFWKENEEFNECPKCNASRWILSTSNHQRIPQKVLRYFPLKPRLQKLFMSKKTAQAMRWHLEEHVQDPTCMRHPSDSSVWKEFDNKHGWFSQDPRNVRLGLASDGFNPFNNMSKPYSIWPVLLVPYNLPPWLCMKDPYTMLSLLIPGPKAPGNDIDV from the coding sequence ATGGATAAGGCTTGGATGCATATCGAAGATAGATTGCATTCCAATAGTTATGGTGAAGGTGTTAGACAATTCATGGCTATGGCTCAAGCCCATTCACCTGGATCTGATCGCATTAGATGTCCATGTAAGAGATGTCGGAATAGAGCTTTCCACACTCTTAGCCTAGTCGAAGATCATTTATTCATCATAGGGATTGATCCAACTTATACGGaatggatatttcatggggaagATGATCCTTTCCTAGATGCTACATTTTCAGACGATGAAGGTGATGATGCATCGGCTTCTAATGACTACATCGATGATGTCGATGACATGTTAGATGACATAAGGGTTGGGTCGTTCATGGATGATTCAGCTACAAATCAAGGAAATGCAAACACAAATGATGAACCACCCACCTATAATACCTCAACAAACCTTAATTTTGAGGAGTTGGTAGCTGACGCACGACGACCACTTTACCCTTCATGTGCAACGTTCTCAAAGCTCTCCTTTATAGTCAAATTGCTTCACATCAAGACACTTGGTGGTTGGACCGTGAAGTCCTTTGACATGGTTATAAAGCTTTTACAAGCTGCATTTCCCAATGCCCTTTTCCCTGACTCATTTAACGATGCTCGTCGCTTGGAGCGTGGCTTGGGATTTAGTTACAAAAAGATACATGCTTGTCCAAATGATTGTGcattgttttggaaggaaaatgaagagTTCAATGAATGTCCAAAATGTAATGCATCTAGGTGGATTTTAAGCACAAGTAACCATCAAAGGATACCCCAAAAAGTTCTCCGGTATTTTCCTCTGAAGCCACGCTTGCAGAAGCTATTTATGTCAAAGAAGACAGCCCAGGCCATGAGATGGCATTTAGAAGAACATGTTCAGGATCCGACCTGCATGCGACATCCATCAGATTCTAGTGTATGGAAAGAATTTGATAACAAACATGGTTGGTTTTCCCAAGATCCTCGCAATGTTAGACTTGGCCTAGCGAGTGATGGGTTTAACCCATTCAATAACATGAGCAAACCGTATAGCATATGGCCCGTACTACTTGTACCTTACAACTTGCCCCcttggttatgcatgaaagatccatacaCCATGTTGTCATTGCTAATCCCTGGCCCAAAGGCACCAGGAAATGATATTGATGTATAG
- the LOC108995430 gene encoding uncharacterized protein LOC108995430, with translation MACPACTDETDSIWLVYGRKHCYMGHRRWLALNHSWRRKKNAFNGSEEHRLQPTRVAEDALLEQLNVVSHVQFGKSSVKRKRTPNQLNWTKKSIFFELPYWLDLGLRHNLDVMHIEKNICDNVLGTLLNIEGKTKDSANARRDLANLGLRKELHLQHNGDRISMSLACYMLNLHERRKFCAWLSEVKFPDGFASNIARCVNVSDGKISGMKSHDCHIFMQALLPVVIGGFLRPDVRQALIELSGFFKEFCSRTLNLSVLHRLQANIPIILCKLEMIFPPAFFDIMVHLAIHLPEEALLAGPVQYRWMYPFERYLGKFKREHYNKMVEEDENNILRRHQSQFPAWFRSRIRELRAIRPGEITDDIYALACGPDPRVASYAGCIMNGVRFHTKERERRRRTQNSGVVVHGEHRGSPVDFYGVLNDIIELQYMGWRKVYLFSCAWYDVGDPRRGIRVRDHLTLVNTARQWYKDEPFALACQALQVFYLTDLTLGGSWQVVHKITNRNVYNIRSMTTVVEDDDDESSTGEAEDDGQTNVNNYPPIVESESSMLDPLHRDDEEHLPVDPLIISRRDPSQPVEDDAFIDDDPLGDDDGNSGGESEHHLHEESDDDDDGISQPIQYVNFV, from the exons ATGGCATGCCCTGCATGTACAGATGAAACAGATTCCATTTGGTTGGTTTATGGGCGCaaacattgttatatgggtCATCGGCGGTGGTTGGCACTAAATCACAGTTGGAGACGGAAAAAGAATGCTTTTAATGGGTCCGAGGAGCACCGACTACAACCAACAAGGGTTGCGGAAGATGCTTTGCTAGAGCAATTAAATGTGGTCTCACATGTGCAGTTTGGTAAATCTTCAGTGAAGAGGAAACGAACACCCAATCAActaaattggacaaaaaaatctatattttttgagCTTCCTTACTGGTTAGACTTGGGATTGAGACATAACCTGGacgtcatgcatattgagaaaaacatCTGTGATAACGTGTTGGGAACATTGTTgaatattgaaggaaaaactaaGGACTCTGCTAATGCGCGTAGGGATTTGGCAAATCTTGGACTAAGGAAAGAATTGCATTTACAACATAATGGTGATCGTATTTCTATGAGTCTTGCATGCTACATGTTAAATTTGCATGAGCGAAGGAAGTTTTGTGCATGGTTGTCAGAAGTGAAATTCCCGGATGGTTTTGCCTCAAACATTGCCAGGTGTGTCAATGTCAGTGACGGAAAAATTAGTGGAATGAAGAGCCATGATTGTCATATCTTTATGCAAGCACTCCTGCCGGTTGTGATTGGTGGGTTCTTACGGCCCGATGTGCGTCAAGCCTTAATAGAGTTAAGCGGGTTCTTCAAAGAATTTTGTTCACGAACATTAAACTTATCAGTGTTGCATCGGCTTCAAGCAAATATTCCCATCATTCTCTGTAAACTAGAAATGATATTTCCTCCTGCattttttgatatcatggtgCACCTTGCAATTCATTTGCCAGAGGAAGCATTGTTGGCAGGACCAGTGCAGTACAGATGGATGTACCCTTTTGAAAGGTATCTAGGGAAGTTCAAACG GGAGCACTATAATAAGATGGTAGAAGAGGACGAGAATAACATCCTTCGTAGGCACCAAAGTCAATTCCCAGCATGGTTCAGATCACGC ATTCGAGAGTTGCGTGCAATTAGACCAGGTGAGATCACCGATGACATATATGCATTAGCGTGTGGTCCAGATCCACGGGTCGCATCATATGCCGGATGCATAATGAATGGAGTTCGCTTTCATACAAAAGAGCGTGAAAGGCGTCGCCGCACCCAAAACAGCGGGGTGGTGGTTCATGGTGAGCATCGGGGATCCCCGGTTGACTTTTACGGTGTGTTGAATGACATCATAGAATTACAGTACATGGGTTGGCGAAAGGTATACTTGTTTAGTTGTGCTTGGTATGACGTTGGCGACCCGAGAAGGGGGATACGTGTCAGGGACCATTTAACATTAGTGAATACTGCTAGGCAATGGTATAAAGATGAGCCTTTCGCCTTAGCGTGCCAAGCACTACAAGTGTTTTATCTCACGGATCTGACATTGGGGGGAAGTTGGCAAGTCGTACATAAGATTACAAATAGGAATGTTTACAACATTCGCTCGATGACTACTGTTGTggaggatgatgatgacgaaTCTTCTACGGGTGAAGCAGAAGATGATGGTCAAACTAATGTGAACAATTATCCCCCTATCGTAGAGAGTGAATCAAGCATGCTTGATCCATTGCACCGAGACGATGAAGAGCATTTGCCCGTTGATCCATTAATCATATCACGTCGAGACCCGTCCCAACCTGTTGAGGATGATGCATTTATTGATGATGACCCACTTGGCGATGACGATGGTAACTCCGGTGGTGAGTCTGAGCATCATCTGCATGAGGAGtcggatgatgatgatgatggtatTTCACAACCCATTCAATATGTTAATTTCGTTTAA